A DNA window from Chryseobacterium sp. MEBOG06 contains the following coding sequences:
- a CDS encoding MFS transporter, translating to MKNFNIKAVLFLNYFVFAILLNSVGTVILQVQQNFGISKSSASILEGFKDLPIAVCSFILASFLPKIGIKNSMLTALFLVSCMCFVMPFTNSFWVFKLLFAIVGVSFALIKISVFTSIGLVTETDKEHSSFMGFLEGFFMIGVLAGNILFSLYIDDHNPQSTHWLNVYWVLGILSALSFLFLFFSKLNEKEAKSEKTDLLGDLKNSASLFSYKKVLCFLLCAFLFVLVEQSFQTWTPTFYKEILKVPTSMSIQAGAVLAGAFALGRFLSGFFSKKFSWIYVVSFCVVGFAISLLLVLPLTHNIHIDTNTNWMNAPLVVYLFPLMGGLLAPIYPSINSVILASIPKYLHSAMSGLIVVFSAIGGTIGSIITGFVFQEFSGQQAFYLSLIPLSLLIISAIFMNKLKINPTK from the coding sequence ATGAAAAATTTCAACATAAAGGCAGTATTATTTTTGAACTATTTTGTTTTCGCAATTCTTTTGAATTCTGTGGGAACAGTTATTCTGCAGGTTCAGCAAAACTTTGGAATCTCGAAATCTTCTGCCAGTATTTTGGAAGGTTTCAAAGATCTTCCGATTGCTGTATGCTCATTCATTTTAGCATCATTTCTGCCTAAGATCGGAATTAAAAACTCAATGCTGACCGCTTTATTTTTGGTAAGTTGTATGTGTTTTGTAATGCCGTTTACCAATAGTTTTTGGGTTTTCAAATTATTGTTTGCTATTGTCGGGGTTTCCTTTGCATTGATCAAAATATCCGTTTTCACCTCTATTGGCCTGGTAACGGAAACAGATAAAGAGCACTCAAGCTTCATGGGATTTCTGGAAGGTTTTTTTATGATTGGAGTATTGGCAGGGAATATTTTATTCAGCTTATATATTGATGATCATAATCCGCAGTCTACGCACTGGCTGAACGTATATTGGGTGCTGGGAATCCTTTCCGCCTTGTCATTTCTGTTTTTATTCTTTTCAAAATTAAATGAGAAAGAAGCAAAAAGTGAGAAAACGGATTTATTGGGTGACCTGAAAAATAGTGCCAGTCTCTTCAGTTATAAAAAAGTGCTGTGCTTTTTACTGTGTGCCTTTCTTTTTGTATTGGTAGAGCAAAGCTTTCAGACGTGGACACCTACATTTTACAAGGAAATTTTAAAAGTTCCAACTTCAATGAGTATTCAGGCAGGAGCCGTTTTGGCAGGAGCTTTTGCTTTGGGCAGATTTTTATCAGGTTTCTTTTCCAAAAAATTCAGCTGGATTTATGTTGTTTCATTTTGTGTTGTTGGTTTTGCAATAAGCTTACTTTTAGTATTGCCTCTTACCCATAACATCCATATTGATACCAATACAAACTGGATGAATGCTCCGTTGGTAGTGTATCTGTTTCCTTTGATGGGAGGTCTGTTAGCACCTATTTATCCAAGCATTAATTCTGTAATTCTGGCTTCAATACCCAAATATTTACACAGTGCAATGTCTGGTCTGATTGTCGTTTTTTCAGCAATCGGGGGAACAATCGGTTCTATTATCACCGGTTTTGTATTTCAGGAATTTAGCGGGCAGCAGGCATTTTACCTTTCCTTGATTCCGCTTTCATTATTGATCATATCAGCTATTTTCATGAATAAATTAAAAATAAATCCTACAAAATAA
- a CDS encoding trehalase family glycosidase: protein MNNQLYINEIQNLFDAVQRSEIFEDQKMMTDAVPLFPIIKINEDYEKLKNNEGFDLKEFVMSHFDFLGKISIHRENQLPIKEHIEKLWDELTRTAYEEKGTLLKLPEPYIVPGGRFNEFFYWDSYFIMLGLQVSGRVEMMENIVENCSYLIQNVGFIPNASRTHFLSRSQPPYFSLMLDLLFETTHKEEIYTKYHDSLEKEYAFWMNGEKDLEKGSGIKRVVKTNDGDILNRYYDAENSPRPESYLIDIEDEESASGEEFYRNIRSGCESGWDFSSRWFADGEHIQTIETLNLAEVDLNCLLWHLEKTLAKSSAFQNFKEKENYFTERAAKRRQMINKYFWDENTEIYKDYHIKKNTVTPSEHIAALYPLFFGIAEDKQAEAIAKAVGDKFLYQGGLVTTTKNSGQQWDLPNAWAPYQWLGFKAMKNYGFHELAEKIKNNWCYNVERVYKNTGKLMEKYNALDTETIAGGGEYPNQDGFGWTNGVYLKLQQN from the coding sequence ATGAATAATCAACTTTATATCAACGAAATTCAAAACCTTTTTGATGCTGTACAGAGATCTGAAATCTTTGAAGATCAAAAAATGATGACAGATGCTGTTCCATTATTTCCCATCATTAAGATCAATGAGGATTACGAAAAATTAAAGAACAATGAAGGTTTTGATCTTAAGGAGTTTGTCATGTCTCATTTTGATTTTCTTGGAAAGATTTCTATTCACAGAGAAAACCAACTGCCGATTAAGGAGCATATTGAAAAACTTTGGGATGAGCTTACCCGTACCGCTTATGAAGAAAAAGGAACTCTTCTGAAATTGCCGGAGCCTTACATTGTTCCGGGAGGACGTTTCAATGAGTTTTTCTATTGGGACAGCTATTTTATTATGCTGGGGCTTCAGGTTTCCGGCAGGGTAGAGATGATGGAAAATATTGTGGAAAACTGCTCTTACCTGATCCAGAATGTCGGGTTTATCCCGAATGCGAGCAGAACACATTTCTTAAGCCGTTCGCAGCCTCCTTATTTTTCATTGATGCTGGATCTGCTTTTTGAAACCACCCATAAAGAAGAAATCTATACAAAATACCATGACAGCCTGGAAAAAGAATACGCCTTTTGGATGAATGGAGAAAAAGATCTTGAAAAAGGATCAGGTATAAAAAGAGTGGTCAAAACTAATGACGGAGATATTCTGAACCGTTATTATGATGCTGAGAATTCTCCGCGTCCTGAAAGCTATCTGATTGATATTGAAGATGAAGAAAGTGCTTCAGGAGAAGAGTTTTACAGAAATATAAGAAGCGGCTGTGAGTCAGGCTGGGATTTTTCCAGCAGATGGTTTGCAGACGGGGAACATATACAGACCATAGAAACGCTGAATCTTGCAGAAGTAGATCTGAATTGTCTTTTGTGGCATTTGGAAAAGACCCTGGCAAAATCTTCGGCGTTTCAGAATTTTAAGGAAAAAGAAAATTATTTTACTGAAAGAGCAGCAAAGCGAAGACAGATGATCAATAAATATTTCTGGGATGAAAATACAGAGATTTACAAAGATTATCATATTAAAAAAAACACAGTAACACCGTCTGAACATATTGCGGCTCTTTACCCATTATTTTTTGGAATTGCAGAGGATAAGCAGGCTGAGGCTATTGCTAAAGCAGTGGGCGACAAGTTCCTATACCAGGGAGGTTTGGTAACAACTACAAAGAATTCGGGACAGCAGTGGGATCTACCCAACGCGTGGGCACCTTATCAGTGGCTGGGCTTTAAAGCCATGAAAAATTATGGGTTCCATGAACTGGCAGAGAAAATAAAAAATAACTGGTGTTATAATGTAGAAAGAGTTTACAAAAACACCGGAAAACTGATGGAAAAATACAACGCATTAGATACAGAAACGATAGCAGGCGGCGGGGAGTACCCTAATCAGGATGGATTTGGTTGGACGAATGGAGTGTATTTAAAATTACAACAAAACTGA